Proteins encoded within one genomic window of Rhinoderma darwinii isolate aRhiDar2 chromosome 5, aRhiDar2.hap1, whole genome shotgun sequence:
- the LOC142651720 gene encoding uncharacterized protein LOC142651720 isoform X1, translated as MKDIQDTWQPPNQSSVLLQYVDDLLLCSESLENSETDSKSLLMFLEEVGCKASKHKLQLCAKTVVFLGHCISQGMKHLTPDRLEIIQKHPVPRNPKQLRTFLGLIGYCRAWIRDASAMMQPLYDCLTSDPFVLSPEAIDNFHSLKLSLTTRPALGLPDYNKPFTLFCHEQAGHASGVLTQDHGGKMRPLAYYSLTLDPIVLGSPTCIRAVSAAAALVDKATDIVLQHDIIVQVPHAVQEMMNTVKTKHLSVARLTKIELTLLSPNVTIKRCVVLNPATLLPLDSEQKEGGVGGQGHGHPLIFQLSTDDELFNFEHEHDCQSLVDMESNGINSIFDVALINPDAEYFVDGSRYWSEDKGHFLTGYAVVHNGKAVIQQSLPSSSSAQEAELKALAEACKLGKGQRVNIYTDSRYAFGVAHDFGTIWRARGFLTSAGKPIKNAKAVEELLESLHMPDQAAIVKVQAHTNNSDLLSKGNEAADAAAKDAAALPLMIVKPVLQHNTETLLRAFQDQAPPQERAEWEERGAAIGLGQLRHLNSKVCLSRALYPMMCALAHGKTHCSKGAMSQLVLQTWHAPGFQNAAAKYTEGCMTCAQHNPCKTTKTPAKHTPKSYYPFQRLQVDYIQLPKVGIYQYVLVCTDLFSGWPEAFPVAKANADTTAKKLIAEVVCRYGVPETIESDRDPNFLSGTHSLQPGDWVVTKIHNRSSLEPRYSQPVEVQLVTATSVKLQGRANWIHASHCKKVISPDDVASIDDVALGRVGVDVAPRGDDDSSSQGGSGQ; from the exons atgaaagatattcaggacacctggcagccccccaatcagtcctcagttctactacaatatgtagatgatttgttactttgtagtgagagtctggagaacagtgaaacagattctaaatcactattaatgttcctagaagaagtaggctgtaaagcgagcaagcacaagttgcaattatgtgccaaaacagttgttttccttggtcactgtatttcccaaggtatgaaacacttaactcctgacaggctggaaatcatacagaaacacccagtccctagaaaccctaaacaattgaggactttcctgggtttaatagggtactgcagagcctggatcagggatgcctctgctatgatgcaaccattatatgactgtctcacctctgacccatttgtactgtcacctgaggcaattgacaattttcactccctgaaactgtccctgactacaaggccagcactgggacttcctgattacaataagccatttactctgttctgccatgaacaggcaggccatgcctctggagtaTTAACCCAAGATCATGGAGGCAAGATGCGACCACTTGCCTATTACTCCCTTACTCTGGATCCCATTGTACTAGGATCCCCGACATGCATACGTGCTgtctcagcagcagcagctttagttgataaagcaacagacattgtactccaacatgacattattgtgcaagtcccacacgcagtgcaagaaatgatgaacacagtcaagacaaaacacttatcagttgcaagacttactaaaattgaacttactcttctgtcccctaatgtgactatcaaacgttgtgttgttctgaatccagctacactcctgcccctagattctgaacaaaaggagggaggagtggggggacagggacatggacacccccttatttttcaactatccactgatgatgaactatttaattttgaacatgaacatgactgtcaaagcctagtggatatggaatcaaacggcataaacagtatatttgatgttgctctgattaaccctgatgctgagtattttgtagatggatctcgatattggagcgaagacaaaggacatttcctcaccgggtatgcagtggtccacaatggtaaggccgtcatacaacagtccctaccctccagcagctcagctcaggaggcagaactaaaagcactcgctgaggcgtgtaaattgggtaagggacagcgtgtcaacatatacactgactccagatatgcctttggagttgcacatgactttgggacaatatggagagccagagggttcttgacctcggcaggtaaacctataaagaatgcaaaagcagtagaagaacttttagaatcactgcacatgccagatcaagcagctatagtcaaagtacaggcacacactaataacagtgatctcctatcaaaagggaatgaggctgcggatgcagcggcaaaggacgctgctgctctccctctgatgattgtgaagcctgttttacaacacaacacagagaccctgttgcgtgctttccaggaccaagcaccccctcaagagcgagcagaatgggaggagagaggtgcagcaataggtctaggacagttgaggcatcttaattctaaggtttgcctatcaagagcactgtatccaatgatgtgtgccctagcccatgggaaaacacactgttcaaagggagctatgagccagctagtgttacagacatggcatgctccaggttttcaaaatgcagcagccaaatatacagagggctgcatgacatgtgcacaacacaacccatgtaaaaccaccaaaacaccagctaaacacactcctaagtcctactacccctttcagcgattacaggtggactacatacaactacctaaggtgggaatttatcaatatgtacttgtttgcactgatttattttcaggatggccagaagcttttccagtggctaaagcaaatgcagataccacagcaaaaaaactgatagctgaggtagtgtgccgctatggagtaccagagacaattgaaagtgacagag atccaaactttctttcaggtacccactcactacaacctggagactgggtggtaacaaagatacacaacaggagcagtctggagccaaggtacagccaaccagtagaagtacagctggtcaccgccacatcagtgaagctccaaggacgagccaattggatacatgcaagccattgcaaaaaggttatcagcccagatgacgtcgcctcgatcgatgatgttgcccttggcagggttggtgttgatgttgcccctcgtggggacgatgactcaagttctcaaggaggaagtggacaataa
- the LOC142651720 gene encoding uncharacterized protein LOC142651720 isoform X2 encodes MKDIQDTWQPPNQSSVLLQYVDDLLLCSESLENSETDSKSLLMFLEEVGCKASKHKLQLCAKTVVFLGHCISQGMKHLTPDRLEIIQKHPVPRNPKQLRTFLGLIGYCRAWIRDASAMMQPLYDCLTSDPFVLSPEAIDNFHSLKLSLTTRPALGLPDYNKPFTLFCHEQAGHASGVLTQDHGGKMRPLAYYSLTLDPIVLGSPTCIRAVSAAAALVDKATDIVLQHDIIVQVPHAVQEMMNTVKTKHLSVARLTKIELTLLSPNVTIKRCVVLNPATLLPLDSEQKEGGVGGQGHGHPLIFQLSTDDELFNFEHEHDCQSLVDMESNGINSIFDVALINPDAEYFVDGSRYWSEDKGHFLTGYAVVHNGKAVIQQSLPSSSSAQEAELKALAEACKLGKGQRVNIYTDSRYAFGVAHDFGTIWRARGFLTSAGKPIKNAKAVEELLESLHMPDQAAIVKVQAHTNNSDLLSKGNEAADAAAKDAAALPLMIVKPVLQHNTETLLRAFQDQAPPQERAEWEERGAAIGLGQLRHLNSKVCLSRALYPMMCALAHGKTHCSKGAMSQLVLQTWHAPGFQNAAAKYTEGCMTCAQHNPCKTTKTPAKHTPKSYYPFQRLQVDYIQLPKIQTFFQVPTHYNLETGW; translated from the exons atgaaagatattcaggacacctggcagccccccaatcagtcctcagttctactacaatatgtagatgatttgttactttgtagtgagagtctggagaacagtgaaacagattctaaatcactattaatgttcctagaagaagtaggctgtaaagcgagcaagcacaagttgcaattatgtgccaaaacagttgttttccttggtcactgtatttcccaaggtatgaaacacttaactcctgacaggctggaaatcatacagaaacacccagtccctagaaaccctaaacaattgaggactttcctgggtttaatagggtactgcagagcctggatcagggatgcctctgctatgatgcaaccattatatgactgtctcacctctgacccatttgtactgtcacctgaggcaattgacaattttcactccctgaaactgtccctgactacaaggccagcactgggacttcctgattacaataagccatttactctgttctgccatgaacaggcaggccatgcctctggagtaTTAACCCAAGATCATGGAGGCAAGATGCGACCACTTGCCTATTACTCCCTTACTCTGGATCCCATTGTACTAGGATCCCCGACATGCATACGTGCTgtctcagcagcagcagctttagttgataaagcaacagacattgtactccaacatgacattattgtgcaagtcccacacgcagtgcaagaaatgatgaacacagtcaagacaaaacacttatcagttgcaagacttactaaaattgaacttactcttctgtcccctaatgtgactatcaaacgttgtgttgttctgaatccagctacactcctgcccctagattctgaacaaaaggagggaggagtggggggacagggacatggacacccccttatttttcaactatccactgatgatgaactatttaattttgaacatgaacatgactgtcaaagcctagtggatatggaatcaaacggcataaacagtatatttgatgttgctctgattaaccctgatgctgagtattttgtagatggatctcgatattggagcgaagacaaaggacatttcctcaccgggtatgcagtggtccacaatggtaaggccgtcatacaacagtccctaccctccagcagctcagctcaggaggcagaactaaaagcactcgctgaggcgtgtaaattgggtaagggacagcgtgtcaacatatacactgactccagatatgcctttggagttgcacatgactttgggacaatatggagagccagagggttcttgacctcggcaggtaaacctataaagaatgcaaaagcagtagaagaacttttagaatcactgcacatgccagatcaagcagctatagtcaaagtacaggcacacactaataacagtgatctcctatcaaaagggaatgaggctgcggatgcagcggcaaaggacgctgctgctctccctctgatgattgtgaagcctgttttacaacacaacacagagaccctgttgcgtgctttccaggaccaagcaccccctcaagagcgagcagaatgggaggagagaggtgcagcaataggtctaggacagttgaggcatcttaattctaaggtttgcctatcaagagcactgtatccaatgatgtgtgccctagcccatgggaaaacacactgttcaaagggagctatgagccagctagtgttacagacatggcatgctccaggttttcaaaatgcagcagccaaatatacagagggctgcatgacatgtgcacaacacaacccatgtaaaaccaccaaaacaccagctaaacacactcctaagtcctactacccctttcagcgattacaggtggactacatacaactacctaag atccaaactttctttcaggtacccactcactacaacctggagactgggtggtaa